One Urocitellus parryii isolate mUroPar1 chromosome 14, mUroPar1.hap1, whole genome shotgun sequence DNA segment encodes these proteins:
- the Pnma2 gene encoding paraneoplastic antigen Ma2, with product MAVALLEDWCRIMSVDDQKSLMVMGIPVDCDEAEIQAILQETLKSLGRYRLLGKIFRKQENANAVLLELMEDIDVSVIPSEVQGKGGVWKVIFKTPNQDTEFLERLNIFLEKEGQTVSSMFRALGHDGVSPATVPYISPELLAHLLGQAMAHAPQPLLPMRYRKLRVFSGSAKPGPEEEPFEVWLQQATEIVKEWPVSEAEKKRWLVESLRGPALDLMHIVQADNPAVSVEECLEAFKQVFGSLESRRTSQVRYLKTFQEEGEKVSAYLLRLETLLRRAVEKRAIPKNIVDQVRLEQVMAGANLGEVLWCRLRELKDQGPLPNFLELMKVVREEEEEEASFGNENIPGRAGARL from the coding sequence ATGGCAGTGGCACTGTTAGAGGACTGGTGCAGGATCATGAGTGTGGATGACCAGAAGTCGCTGATGGTGATGGGCATACCAGTGGACTGCGATGAGGCTGAGATCCAGGCCATCCTGCAGGAGACTTTAAAGTCTCTGGGCAGGTATAGATTGCTTGGCAAGATCTTCCGGAAGCAGGAGAATGCCAATGCCGTCTTATTGGAGCTTATGGAGGATATTGATGTCTCAGTGATCCCTAGTGAGGTTCAGGGAAAGGGGGGTGTCTGGAAAGTGATCTTTAAGACCCCTAACCAGGACACTGAATTTCTTGAAAGACTGAACATCTTTCTAGAAAAAGAGGGACAGACAGTCTCAAGTATGTTCCGAGCCCTTGGGCACGATGGGGTATCTCCAGCTACAGTACCCTATATATCTCCAGAGTTACTGGCCCATCTGTTGGGACAGGCAATGGCACATGCCCCTCAGCCCCTGCTACCCATGAGATATCGGAAACTGAGAGTGTTCTCAGGGAGTGCCAAGCCTGGCCCAGAGGAAGAGCCATTTGAGGTCTGGTTGCAACAAGCCACTGAGATAGTCAAAGAGTGGCCCGTCTCAGAGGCAGAAAAGAAGAGGTGGCTGGTGGAGAGCCTGCGAGGCCCCGCCCTGGACCTCATGCACATAGTGCAGGCAGACAACCCAGCCGTCAGTGTGGAGGAGTGCCTGGAGGCCTTTAAACAGGTGTTTGGGAGCCTGGAGAGCCGCAGGACCTCCCAGGTGAGATACCTGAAGACCTttcaggaggaaggggagaaagtcTCAGCCTATCTGCTAAGACTAGAAACCCTGCTCCGGAGAGCTGTGGAGAAACGGGCCATCCCCAAGAATATCGTGGACCAGGTCCGCCTGGAGCAGGTCATGGCTGGGGCCAACCTTGGTGAGGTTCTCTGGTGTCGGCTTAGGGAGCTAAAGGATCAGGGCCCACTTCCCAACTTCCTGGAGTTGATGAAGGTAGTacgggaagaagaggaggaagaggcctCCTTTGGAAATGAGAATATCCCTGGGCGCgctggtgcacgcctgtaa